The following is a genomic window from Spirosoma agri.
TACGTATGCGGTGCGGTTGTTTCACGACGAGAACAACAACAAAAAAATGGATACCGGCATTTTTGGTATCCCGAAAGAGGGCTGGGGCTGCTCGAACAACGTAAAAGCAACGTTTGGACCGCCGAAGTATGATGCCATGCTCTTCACCGTCAATACTGACAAAGCCATCACCATTCACATCAATTAAGCCTATGTCTGCTTATTCGCTGACAGATTCTCTGCCGATTGCCCCCGCCTACGCTCCCCCCGATTTGCCCTGGAACGGGGGGGGCGGGGAGACGCTGGCCAACGTTCTGCGAAGGCGACACGAGCGATACCCGACCAAAACCGCGCTGATCGACGGGAAACGAAACCTGACTTACGCCGATCTGTGGCACCGGGTTGACGAGCAGCAGCAACTGCTGGACCGGGCGGGCGTGCAACCCGCCGATGTTGTGGCCATCTGTGCGCCCAATAGTCTGGATATGAGCGTACTGTTTCTGGCGGTGCTATCACTGGGCGCTGTTCCGTTCGTGGTCAATTACCGGATTGAGGTATTGGGCGATCTGGGCCAGCTGAATGTTGTCTGGTTTGCCGTACCGCGCGGAAGTCTGGCGATCCGACGGCAACTGGCGGGGGTACCTTACCTGACGCAGCAAGCACTGGACGCGCGCTTCGATCTGTTCAGAAACACGTGTGGAACTAGTCTCCCCACCGGAGACACGGCTCTGCTGGTGACCAGCTCGGGCAGCAGCGGGATTGCCAAGGTCGTTCAGCTGACCAATTCCGGAACGTTGTTCAACATTCGCGCGAACGTCGATGCGCTGAAGCTCCGCGCTGACGACGTAACGGCAATTGCCCTGCCAATGGGCTACTCATACGGACTTATCGGTCAGTTTCTGAGCCATCTGTACGTTGGAGCCACGGTGTTGCTGCTCGATCCGCTATTTTTCCTGCACCAGATGGTCTGGCTTTTTGGTCGTCATCGTGTTACGACGCTTTTCCTGGTACCGCCGATGGTTCGTCAGTTGAATTACCTCTACGATCGAAAGCTGTTACCCGCTGACTTTTCGACCCTGCGGTTCGTAGCGGTCGGTGGAAATCGCATCGAGACAACGGCAGTCCGGAAAGCTATGCAGGTGTTTGGCTGCCCGGTCGTGAAAACGTACGGACTGGCGGAGGCTGGTCCCAGGGTGGCTACGCATCCGGTGCATCACCCCGCCGATCCGGATCTGGAATCGGTTGGGCGACCGAACCAAGGGGTTCGGGTGCAGATCATTGACGAAACCGGCGACGAGCTGCCACCGGGGAAAATCGGGACGGTTCGGGTGCACAGCCCTTCGGTCATGATGGGGTATTTCAACGCCCCCGACTGTCCGTCGCACCGGCCCCGTGCTGCCATCACAACCCGCGATGTAGGCTACATCGATCCGGGCGGCCGGTTGTTTGTGTTGGGTCGGAAAGGCGATCAGTTCCGGATTGGAGAGCGATCGTACTGGTTCCGGGAGGTCGAAAATGTGCTGTATACGCACTTCGCGTTCCTGAAAATTGCCCTGCGCCACACCGACGGACAGATCCATATCAGTGCGATTGCCATGCGCGACTATCCTGTTCGGGAAACCGATGTTTACGCCCGACTCCACGATGCGTTTGGCCCACACTGTACTCACCTGTTTGCGTTTTCGCTGTTACGTACCAACTCGCTTTTAAACGAAAAATGAACGATGGCCCTTTCTACGTTTTCTGTTTACTGGGCTGATCTGACGGCTGCCCACCGTTCAGAAGCTGACGTAGCTCGCTTGCCCGTGCCGGTACGCCCGTATCGAACGGCCCAGTCCCGGCAGCTGTCCATGTTGAGCAAGTGGCTATTGCACTACGCGCTACACCACCAGCCGCCCCACCCCAACGAACCCCTGGTTAGTCTGCGCTATCATGTAAACGGGAAACCGTACCTGTCGGATAGCCGGTATGCGTTCAGTTTGTCGCATTCAGGGCAGTTAGCCGCCTGTGTTATAACCCCCCGCCGGGCCGTTGGTATCGACATTCAGAAGCGGGTTCAGTTACGGCCCGGAGCTGAAGGACTATTTCTCTCGCAGGAGGAACGCGAACGGATGATGGGTGAAGATATCCTGTCGCTCTGGTCGCAGAAAGAAGCGGCTTACAAGGCACTTGGCCATGAACTGGATGCCCGCCTGACCGATTTCCGGTTCGAGCAGGTGCAGCAACTTCGCTGTCGGGATGTCGTGGTGCGACTGATCCCGGTGCTGACAAACCCGAATTACATCGGTTACGTGGCTTACGAAGCTGGGGACGAAAATGACCTCATGACGGTGCAGCTTGAATGTCTCTGATCATCAATCGTCTTTTTTATGGAAACCATTCGTTTGTTCTGTTTCCCGTTCGCGGCTGGTAGCTGTTACTCCTACCAGCCGCTGATCCGGCAGGCTCCGCCCGGTATTACCTGGATACCAATGGACTACCCAGGGCGGGGCCGTCGCCTGTTTGAACCCGCGTTGCGTACGCTCGATGCCGTAGTCGATGATTTATTCGAGCGGCTGAAATTTCAACTGACCGGTCCGTTCGCCTTTTTCGGACATAGCATGGGTAGTCTGGTGGCTTATCGGCTCAGTTGCCGGCTACGGGCCGAAGGAATGACGCCCCCACTGCACCTGTTTCTGTCGGGGCGGGGTGGGGCCAGTATCCCCGAAAAGCAGCGCAATGCCAAAAACATGACCCGGCAGGAGATTATCAACGAAGTACAGGAAATGGACGGCGATGTATCGGTCTTGCTCAAGAATCCACGGTCCTTCGATCTGTATGAGAACGTACTCCGGGCCGATATGATGGCGCTTGAAAGCTACGTGTATGCGCAGACGGGTCCCGCTGCGCTGGCGATACCGGCAACCGTCTTCATTGGAGATCGCGACATCTACACGCCCGATGAGGCCGCCCGCTGGCAGGAAGACTTTACCCACCCAATCGACATGCATGTACTACCCGGCGGTCATTTTTTTCTTTTCGACAACGGTCCGTTGATCCATCAGGCTGTCTACAAGGCCCTTCGTTCGTTACCAACTGATTCCGCCCAGCGTTATGAAACACAACACACATAAACTAATCCTGGGGCTAGTCATCGTCTTGTTCGGGAGTGTTCAGGCGCAGACGATCCGGGGAACGGTCGTTCAGGAACGGACCCAGCTACCCATTACCAACGCGGAGGTGTTACTGGCCAATGGATCAGAACAGCGGGTCTGGTCGGATAGTACGGGACACTTTACGTTGTCGCTAGCCGCTCCGGGTCGTTATCGGCTGTTGGTCAGGGCCGATGGTTATCATTTGCAGTTGGTAGACAACGTACTGGTTACGACGGCAAAGGAAACAATAGCCGACGTTTCACTGACCGAATCGACGCAGTTACTGGATGAAGTAAACGTGCGCGCCAGCAAAGCAGCGACGGCCTCCGGGATTGATTACGTATCGGTAAGTGGGCAGACGTTCGATCTGGAACAGACAACGCGTTTTGCCGGAAGTCGCAACGACCCGTCCCGGATGGCCATGAACTTTGCAGGTGTGGTCGGTAACAACGACACCCGAAACGATATTGTCGTGCGGGGCAATGCACCAAATGGTCTTTTGTGGCGAATTGAGGGGATCGACGTGCCGAACCCGAATCATTTTGGGGCGATGGGCGCAACGGGAGGACCGGTTCCTATTTTGAACAGTCAGACGCTAAAAACATCGTCGTTCTTGACCGGTGCGTTCCCGGCGGCTTACGGCAATGCGTTGTCGGGTGTGTTCGATCTTCAGTTGCGGAATGGTAATGAACGCAAGCGAGAACACACGTTTCAGGTCGGGTTCACCGGTTTTGAAGCTGGTTCGGAAGGACCTTTATCCAAGAAAAATAAGTCGAGTTACCTTATTCATTACCGCTACAGCGTGTTGGGCTTACTCGGAAAAGTAGGACTTCATTTTGGAACGGGTACTGCTACGCCCAATTACCAGGATTTGACGGTCAAACTTAATTTCCCCACGACGAAGGGAAATACATTCAGTCTATTCGGGGTTGGTGGGAAGAACAGTACCGTGTTCGATAATACGGCGAGTGCCTACAGCGATGCCGGAACCTACAACGACTATCGAACGGCAATGGGCGTCGTGGGGGCTACCTACACTGCTCAGTTCATGACCCGCACAACGCTCCGGCTAACAACGGCCTTCACCGGTACGCAGGTCGGCAATCGCTACGATACACTTGGCCGGGATGGAACTCTTCAGGCAAATTACCGCGATCAATCGCAGTACACGAAAGCGACGGCTCACGCTCAACTGACGCATCGATACTCGGCGGAAAGCAGCCTGCTCGCGGGAGTTATCGCGTCTACGTATTGGTTCTCCTTTCACGACAGCACGCAGGTTCCGGCCGGGATGCGGGCGTTGCGGAGTGCGGACGCGTCGACCCAAACGTACCAGGGTTACCTTCAATGGCAGTACCGGCCAACCAATCGCCTGACATTGAACATGGGCTTACACACAACGCATCTGAGCCTAAACCGGCAAACGGTTGTGGAACCGCGACTCGGGTTGCAGTACCAGCTTTGGCGGGGAACCACACTAAGCGCGGGCGTTGGCAACTACAGTCGCTGGCAGGACTGGATGCTTTACTTCAATCAGCAGCACGCGGATAATCAACTGGATCGATTGCCCAATCAATCGCTTGGTTTCTCAAAAAGTCGGCAGGCTGTACTGGGCCTGACCCAGCAGATCGGAACCGACTGGCGACTGAAAGCAGAAACATACTACCAATACCTCTACAACATTCCCGTTGACCAAACCCCATCTTATTACTCAGCGCTGAACGAAGGAGCTACCTTTTTTACAACCTCCCGGACGGGGCTGATCAATGCTGGAACCGGTCGAAATTACGGGGCTGAACTGACCATCGAGAAGCTATTTAGCCGACAGTACTACCTGCTCTCCACGTTGTCTGTCTTCAACAGCGAATACCGAACCTTGCTGGACCAATGGCATCCTACCGCCTTTGCCAATCAATACGTCTGGAATGCGTTGGGCGGCTATGAGTGGACCGTTGGCTCCCGAAATGCACTGGCAATTGACGTCAAAAATACGATGGCTGGCGGACGACGCTACACACCCATCGATCTGGTTCGATCGCGGCAGGAAAACGCCACCGTTACCGACGGTCAACGACCTTTTGCCAATCAATTACCCGCCTACTGGCGCACCGATATTAAGCTTTCCTACCGGCGCAACCGACCCAAAGCAACCTTCGAGTGGTCGATTGATATTCAGAATGCGTTTAATCACACAAATGCCTATCAAATGCTCTACAGTAATCGCCTGAATGCACTGGCGTATACACTACAAATGGGGCGTTATTTTCTTGTCAATCATCGGATTAATTTTTAAATAATGCTACGTTTTTGATTCAAACGGTCCTTGGATGGTTGGGCTAAAAGAAGCGAATCTGGTAATCATTAAACCAGACAACCAGCGCCTGTTTTTGCCAAAAAAACCACTGTTCACTACACAAATTATAGGTTATAACCTGAGCAAGTAAAGCAGTCCAAAAGGTTTTTGATTCAGAGCCGTTCTGCCGCCACCTTTGTCTTAGAAATTAATTCACAAGCAAGCCAAACAAAGTCTTTCACTCCTTATCCTTTTTTCACTCATGTCAACTATTGCAAGCATCCAGGACCGCATTCGTGAAATTGTAATCGACGTTTTACAGGCTGATGGCGCCCCCGTCGAACTAACCGCCGAAACCCCCTTCTTTGGCACGGAAGATCATCCGGGCGTTATTCAGGATTCCCTGGCTATTCTGGAGATTGCCTCCCGGCTGGCCGAAGAGTTTGGCCTGATGCCTTCCGATCTGGGCGAAGAAGCCTTCCAGAACCTGACCACGTTGAGCGAGCAGGTTGCGCTCAAAGTTCAGGAAAATGAACTGGCTGCTGTATAATCGGCCGAGTTAGTATCCATCCGAATGGTTAAGTCGCGTATAGTGATGCCCGTTCGATCCCCGACGAACTAAAAACTGCTGTGCACAGCGGATTAGTTACCTCCATATTTTTCACTTATTCACCTTTTTCTCCATCCAATTCAGTATGAACACCCAAGTTTCTACCCCAGCCCTGTCGATCGTTGAACTCGAAGAGCGTTTCGAAACGACTGTTGCCGCTCTCGATTCAGAACGGTGCAATGGTAATACCGTTAAGGCCGAAGTATCTGCGCAATAAGTAGTTAATGAATTTGTTTCGGCCAGCGTTTGATCGGCAGTTCATCCACAAACCGGTATCGCACTCGCCCACGGGCAGTCATGACCATTCTGGACTTGTCTAGTGAAAAACGCCTTTAATTGGCCGATATAAGTGTCTACTCTTCTGTTAATCAATCCTATAACTCTACTTAAGCGCACTACAAAGACCATGGAAAAGTTACCTGTATACCACGAAGAAGCCCTGACGATCGTTGAGCTCGAAGAGCGTTTTGAAACGACCGTTGCTGCCCTTGATTCGGCCCGTTGCAGCGGCAACCACGTAAAAGTTAGCCTTTAGTCCCAAGGCTGGTTCTGATTCTAATACCCGTTTAATCTCTGTTTTATACTTATTCATTTTCAAATCAAAAGCAATCATGACGAACAACACAACTCCCCAGCCTGAAGTATTGACGATCGTTGAACTCGAAGAGCGTTTCGAAACGACCGTTGCCGCCCTTGATTCAGCCCGTTGCAGCGGCAACAGCGCAGAAGTTAGTAAATAGTGTTACCGCTGATTCCGTAACGTGGGTGGAAACCCGGGCCTGTCTGCCCCACACTCATGGGTTTCCACCCCGCATTACATGACAGTAACTTTAGTCATTCATCCTGTTTCATTTTCTAAATCAAAAGCAATCATGATTAACAACACAACTCCCCAACTCGAAGTACTGACGATCGTTGAACTCGAAGAGCGTTTTGAAACGACCGTTGCCGCCCTTGATTCAGCCCGTTGCAGCGACAACAAAGCAGACGTTAGCCTTCAGTAAACCGCTGATTCCGTAATGCGGGTGAAAACCCGGGCCTGTCTGCCCCATAATCGTGGGTTTCCATCCGCACTACGTGATAGTAACTTTAGTCAGTCATACTCACTCATTTTCTAA
Proteins encoded in this region:
- a CDS encoding class I adenylate-forming enzyme family protein; this translates as MSAYSLTDSLPIAPAYAPPDLPWNGGGGETLANVLRRRHERYPTKTALIDGKRNLTYADLWHRVDEQQQLLDRAGVQPADVVAICAPNSLDMSVLFLAVLSLGAVPFVVNYRIEVLGDLGQLNVVWFAVPRGSLAIRRQLAGVPYLTQQALDARFDLFRNTCGTSLPTGDTALLVTSSGSSGIAKVVQLTNSGTLFNIRANVDALKLRADDVTAIALPMGYSYGLIGQFLSHLYVGATVLLLDPLFFLHQMVWLFGRHRVTTLFLVPPMVRQLNYLYDRKLLPADFSTLRFVAVGGNRIETTAVRKAMQVFGCPVVKTYGLAEAGPRVATHPVHHPADPDLESVGRPNQGVRVQIIDETGDELPPGKIGTVRVHSPSVMMGYFNAPDCPSHRPRAAITTRDVGYIDPGGRLFVLGRKGDQFRIGERSYWFREVENVLYTHFAFLKIALRHTDGQIHISAIAMRDYPVRETDVYARLHDAFGPHCTHLFAFSLLRTNSLLNEK
- a CDS encoding 4'-phosphopantetheinyl transferase family protein, translated to MALSTFSVYWADLTAAHRSEADVARLPVPVRPYRTAQSRQLSMLSKWLLHYALHHQPPHPNEPLVSLRYHVNGKPYLSDSRYAFSLSHSGQLAACVITPRRAVGIDIQKRVQLRPGAEGLFLSQEERERMMGEDILSLWSQKEAAYKALGHELDARLTDFRFEQVQQLRCRDVVVRLIPVLTNPNYIGYVAYEAGDENDLMTVQLECL
- a CDS encoding thioesterase II family protein, with amino-acid sequence METIRLFCFPFAAGSCYSYQPLIRQAPPGITWIPMDYPGRGRRLFEPALRTLDAVVDDLFERLKFQLTGPFAFFGHSMGSLVAYRLSCRLRAEGMTPPLHLFLSGRGGASIPEKQRNAKNMTRQEIINEVQEMDGDVSVLLKNPRSFDLYENVLRADMMALESYVYAQTGPAALAIPATVFIGDRDIYTPDEAARWQEDFTHPIDMHVLPGGHFFLFDNGPLIHQAVYKALRSLPTDSAQRYETQHT
- a CDS encoding TonB-dependent receptor, encoding MKHNTHKLILGLVIVLFGSVQAQTIRGTVVQERTQLPITNAEVLLANGSEQRVWSDSTGHFTLSLAAPGRYRLLVRADGYHLQLVDNVLVTTAKETIADVSLTESTQLLDEVNVRASKAATASGIDYVSVSGQTFDLEQTTRFAGSRNDPSRMAMNFAGVVGNNDTRNDIVVRGNAPNGLLWRIEGIDVPNPNHFGAMGATGGPVPILNSQTLKTSSFLTGAFPAAYGNALSGVFDLQLRNGNERKREHTFQVGFTGFEAGSEGPLSKKNKSSYLIHYRYSVLGLLGKVGLHFGTGTATPNYQDLTVKLNFPTTKGNTFSLFGVGGKNSTVFDNTASAYSDAGTYNDYRTAMGVVGATYTAQFMTRTTLRLTTAFTGTQVGNRYDTLGRDGTLQANYRDQSQYTKATAHAQLTHRYSAESSLLAGVIASTYWFSFHDSTQVPAGMRALRSADASTQTYQGYLQWQYRPTNRLTLNMGLHTTHLSLNRQTVVEPRLGLQYQLWRGTTLSAGVGNYSRWQDWMLYFNQQHADNQLDRLPNQSLGFSKSRQAVLGLTQQIGTDWRLKAETYYQYLYNIPVDQTPSYYSALNEGATFFTTSRTGLINAGTGRNYGAELTIEKLFSRQYYLLSTLSVFNSEYRTLLDQWHPTAFANQYVWNALGGYEWTVGSRNALAIDVKNTMAGGRRYTPIDLVRSRQENATVTDGQRPFANQLPAYWRTDIKLSYRRNRPKATFEWSIDIQNAFNHTNAYQMLYSNRLNALAYTLQMGRYFLVNHRINF
- a CDS encoding acyl carrier protein — protein: MSTIASIQDRIREIVIDVLQADGAPVELTAETPFFGTEDHPGVIQDSLAILEIASRLAEEFGLMPSDLGEEAFQNLTTLSEQVALKVQENELAAV